The genomic window GCTGCGCCAATTAAGCATCGATAGCCAGATTTTTGGGCTAGGTGAGAAATTTTACCGATGGTGGTGGTTTTGCCTGCACCATTCACCCCAGTGATTAACCAAATATTTAGGGTATCCTTTTCGGGGGCAAAGCTGGCTGTATGGGTGGTCTTGAGGGGTGCTTCTAGCATATCCCGCAAGATTTGTTTTAAGTAGGCGATCGCTTCTTCTGGTGGTGTAACTTCTGAGAGCAGTTTTTTCTGGAGCGCACTGATAATATAATCAGTTGCCTCTACACCTACATCCGCTTGTAGCAGTAACGCCTCAATTTCTGTGACAGCCGCTTGGTTGAGTGGCCCTTGCCCAACAATTGCCTTCAGTTGGTTAAGGATATTTCGACGGGTTTTATCTAATCCTTCCCGCAGCTTTTTCAGCCAGGTAATTTCTTCAATAGAAATATCTTCCGGCCGCCTACCTTGTGATGCTAATACTTCAGCTGACCAAACAAATCCGTCATCAAAATCTAATCCAGGAATTGCTTCTACCGCTTCCGTTGTAGTCTCTACTGGTTGCACTACTTCGGGTTCAGGTACTTCAATCGCGCTGGCAATGAGTCGTTCCTGCTTGGCTGCTTGTTCTGCTGCTGCCCTTTCTAAAAAGGATAAAGTTGCAGGTTTTGCCGTTTCTTGGGTAATTTCTGGCTCTGTTAAAGTTTCGACAACAGTTGCAGTTTCTTCTACTATTTCTGGTGTATTAACAATTATTTCTGGAGACTCTTCAGTAGCTACTTCTGCTTCTGGGGTAGTTTCTGTAACTTCAGTTATAGCAGTTGTAGTTGCTTCAACTTCAGGCGTTTCCTCTGGTGTGGAAACATCTGTTAAGTCTGGTTGAGGCTGTTGTTTCTCTTGGATATTTTTATAAGCAGCTTTAGCAAACGCCAACAAGTCGGCCGTTGAGTCTGGCGCAGCGTCTGCTGTTGTTGGTGACGTTGCGGCTGACTCTGGTTGGGGTTCTTGTATCGGAGGTGTTTCTGCTGGTTGTGTATTCGGGGAATTTTTATCTTGACGATTGAACCAATTAAAAACCATTGCAGCTAGCGGTGTTAGTTGTTCTGTGAGGTAGGAGCTATGCGTTTATGAGTTAGAAGCTATGAGTTTAATTTAACTTGTTACTCTGATGTGGTGTGAAAACCTCCGGGTTATCCTCACCTGTTCGTCCTCCTCACTACCCACTCACAACTTACCACTCATGATGGTTCTTTTCGTGAACGTCTATGACTTTTGACTTTTTACTTCCCTCGTTCGCGTAGCGTCCCGTAGGGAAGCGACTTGACTTCCGCCCTGTGGGACTATGCAGGTTGTTTTTGCTCTGTGACTCGGCGCAGAACACCGTTAATAAACCTATGGCCTTCATCGCCACTGTAGCGTTTTGCTAGCTCTACAGCTTCATTAATGGCTACTCTATCTGGGAGATTGAAGAAGAGCATTTCTGACACAGCAATTCGCAGAATATCCCGATCAATTTGGGCTAAACGGGTAACTTGCCAATCTACTAAAGCCAAGGAAATTTGTTCATCAATGATAATGCGATGTTCGTTGATGATTTGGACAAGTTTGATGGCATATTTACCGACTTCCCGATCCTGATTGGCTAGCTGAATTAATTCAGGAAACTCTAGGGCTGCGCCTAACTGATTAATGGCCGTTTGGGTACATTCGATCGCCTCTTTGAGCATAGTTCTGGCAGTATTCAAGTCAGAGGCGCGAGTTTCACTAGTTAAAAGGCGATCGTGACTGCGTTGTAGCTCCCCAGTGGCGTTGTCTAAGCTATCTTGTACTTCTGCTCTAAGGGTACGGACTGTTGCTAACACCAGCTTGGGTAGGTGTTCTTCAGTCAATTTTTTGGGATTAACTGGTAACTGGCTCAGGCTTAAAAGTGCCAGTTCACGGGCTATTTGTTGAGGTTTACGGTCTTGCATAAAAATTTAACTGTTTCAGTAGTAATGTAATTTCAGAGTTACAAATCTATCAATTTTTATTGAGCCAAACAACCATATTATTCTGTTTGGCTACAAATTTACCGGATTATTTTTATGTTTCTTCGATCGGGATGATGGGATGCTGGATGTCAGTAGTTGACTTTTCTAGTTTTTGTTCTTTGGCGATCGCTAGAGGGGATAAGGGTGTATTGGGGGTGACAATCCCTCCAGAGACTATTACTTTAAAGGCATCTTCCACCGAAATAGACAGGTTGACTACATCATCTTCTGGAACTACGGCATACCATCCTGTGGTCGGGTTGGGGGTGCTGGGGATGAAAATACTTAACATGGGGCGAGACATTTGGGCTTGAATTTCATTCCCGATCGCACCTGTGACAAAAGCGATCGCCCATATTCCTTTGCGGGGATACTCTACTAAAATAACCCGCCGAAATTTGTTGTTAGAGTCTTTAAGGAGAGTTTCCAAAAGCTGTTTCAGCGTTTTGTATACCTGACCAGCTAAGGGAATCGCCTGTAATAATCGCTCACCAAAATCTAGCAACCACCGCCCAGCAATATTGCGAGCCATCAACCCAATCAACAGAATACTGAGTAATGGTACAGCTAGCCCTACCGCTAAATTCAGGAAATTTACTAGAATCGGGTGTAACCCATCAAAGGGATTTAGTTGTTTAGGAACTTGAGTAAGAAAGTTGATTACCCAATTAGCAATGGTAATCGTTAGCCAGATAGTCGTTGCTAGTGGAATCACTACCAACAACCCAGCAATTAAGTCATTCTTCAAGTCCTGTTTTAGACGGTCAATTCCCAAGCCCCTATTCTCCTTCTTTAGAATAGTGGAAGTTTCTTTATTCGTATTCATGCCATTAGATTTGTCCAATGATTAAGACATAACTTGTGATATTTTTTACCGCAAGTTACTATCTTCAACGACAAGTAGTTGAGTTGTTACCATGACAATACGCCCTATTGACGAGGAAACTAGTTATTTTCCTGCAAAAGTGCAAATACGCACATCCCAACTAAGGTCAAACCAATTCGCAATTCGCAATTCGCAATTCGCAATTGCAATCAGTGGGGTCTTGTAGCTTGCTTGCCGTAGGCTACCCACCACTGATTGATTGTTCGCCCTTGGCGTTCCCGTTCGCGTTAGCGTCTCCGAAGGAGAAGGGTAGACCGCTAAATTTTCAATTTAGGGGGGGCTTGAAACCCACATAATTACCAATTACCAATTACCAATTACCAATTTGGTCAAAGCCAGTTGGTATTTGAGTTTGTTACTTTTCTTTGTACGAGTTGTAAACGATTGTTGCAAATATCGGAGATATTAATTATCCTATCGCGCTTATTTAAAAGCTGCTAATGTTGAAAAATCAGCGAAGAGCAGTAATTAGCGTAGTTTATTATCTTGATTTGCAACCAAGGGGGGATGATTTTTCTGAGAATGGTATTTAAAAATTTTAACGTATCATCACTGCTAAATAAACTCAGCCTAAATTAAGTGACTAACACAGGACATGGGACATCACCTGTCACCTGTCACCTGTCACCTGTCACCTGTCACCTGTCACCTATTCACTGAGGCGTTTCTGAAACTGTGTAGCTTACTTCTAATTGGCTGTGTTTATCTTCAGCCAAGGGTGCTGCTAGGCTAGGTGTGGGGATGTGTTTCATCTCCCAAGCTTTCAGCAAAATTAGGTATTCATAAAAAGCCTGTAATGTACACCAAGCCAAACCAGCGCGTCCGTCTAAGCAGCCACCCAGAAAAAAGTACATATACAAAAAGCGCAGTAAAGGTCTAGCAGGTAGACGCAAAGACAAATCTTTTAACGCCCGTCGTTTTTCAATTTCTGACTTACCAAAAAACAAATCTCGCCAGTCTACCTTTCCTTTTTCTAATTGATACAATGTTTCTCTAGCTTCATCAGTAGAATAACGGTTGTGTTTTTCAATCCAACGGCTTAAACCCTTGCTACAAGTGTAGTGAGGATAGGTTTCCTTTATGAAACTGGTTGCACCATCGCACACTTCCCGTTCAGTATGACCATAGTCTGTAAACCAAACTTTCCCATGACGGAAAAGACGCATTTGATAGCGGGGGTATTGAGTGCTACGGCGAATCCATTGATTGAGGAAAATCACACGTTCAGCAACGTAGTAGCCAATGTAGTCTGGGTTTAGCTTTGCTTGTTCACATTCAGCAAAGAGTTCTGGTGTCATTCGTTCATCGGCTTCGAGAATATACACCCATTCGTGTTTGGGGGGATAGACTCTAGCATCCAAGTACGTTGTTGTCCGTGACTCTCAAAGGCGTGTTGGACAACGCGCACAGGATAACGACTGGCGATTTCTACGGTGCGATCGCTACTGCATGAGTCTACAACAATAATGTCATCGGAGAGCATCGCCGATTCAATACAGGCGGCAATATCTAATTCTTCGTTATAAGTCAGTATGTAAATTGAGAACATTGTCTAAAAGTATAGTAATTTTGCTAGATGCTAAGTATCTTTTTATTATCAGATTAATAGTAGTTAAAGACAGTATAAACTATCAAAAATTGTTTAATATTTTATACTGCCCCAGTCAATCTTAAATTAACGTGCTGGAACTTTACCTTTAGGTTTACCACCTTGAAAAGCACCCATACCTCTTAACCCAGTCCAACCAATGATGATGTAACCAATAGCCAGGAGTAAGCTGCTAATACCAATTCTTATTCCTGATTTCCAAGCGTTGTCTTTAGCTTGTTTGGAAGCATCTTCCTTGCGTTGGCGAATTTGGGCTACTCTTTGATTAGCTAGTCCTTGAGGATCTGTTTGCTGGGCAATAAACTGATCAAGTTCTTTGGGATTGGCTTTAAATCTCTTGAGCAGTTCTTTTTGCGCGGCTGGAATTTGGGGACTCTTGAGTGCTTCTTGATATTTTTGCTCGTCTTGGAGTAATTCCGTAAACTGAGCTTTTGCTTGGGCGCGTAATTGTTCTAACTGAGCTTTACCTTGCTCATTGTTTAATTGCGCTTGGAATTGGCTTAACTGATTTTTTAGTTGGTTTTCTGCCTGTTCAGCATCTTGGCTAATTTGATTTACTGTTTGAGTGCTAGCTTGTCGCACATTGTTCAGGTGCAAGGGAAAAATCAGCAAGAATATTAACCCTAAGATGCTAGACAGTATTAAAACAGGAAATCTGAAGTCAAAACCTTTGGGGCCATCACTAGATTCCTGCATCCAATAACCCGTAAATAATGCTCCCACACCAACCAAGGGTACGATACCTCGATCAACTAGTGCGGTTGCAAGGTTGATTTGCCAGATTCTATTCGTGGGTTGGAAAGGTAGCAACAGAATCAAAAAGTCAAGCAAAAAGGACACAATTAAAATTATTCCCACCACTTTTAGGGTGAGAGCGGTATTTGCAGAAGTAAAACGATTAACCATAGTTGTGCAAACTCTTACTCAAGTCAGAAATGATGATCCTATTTAAAGTTACTGGAATATTGTTCCCATAATGCTGTTTGTCATGTGAATCTGCCTGCACATATTAAGATGGAGTAGATATATTTTTGTTGCCAACTACACTACAGTAACATTTGTTATCTGGGGTGTCTTATCAAAAAAGGCGTGTTTTAATATACAAGGGTAATCTATTGTGCATTGCTTTTATCAATGTTAGCGTCGTCTGTAGCTAAGATTCGTTCCCAAATCAGTAAATCCTCTGGACGATCAATATCAGACAATGCAGGTAAGCAAACATACGAGATATTAAGTTTTTTAGCGACATCTACAGTTTGTTGGAAAACTTGAGCCGTTCCCCAATTGATGTTAATAAATAATTCCGGGATGAACCGACGCAAGCCAATCAAGTAGTAGCCCCCGTCAAGTGCTGGGCCTAACACTAAGTCAAAAGTTTGCAGTTGTGCAGAAGCTTGAGCCAGAATTTGAGAGTTAGCGTCAGGGCAATCTGTACCTATGATAATTACTTGTGCGGCATTTTTCTGGAAAGACTCGACGAGCGATCGCGCCATGCGATCGCCTAAATCCCCTTCGCCTTGACACTGGTATAATAAGCTATCTCCTAACCACTCTTGCATCAGTTGCAAATTACCACCAGCAAATCGCACTTCTATAGATATACTGTTTTGTAATGCTTGCGCCTGAGATAATGTGTACTCAGTCATCTGTCGTTGCAAGTCAGCAGCACCAAGACTACCCAAAGCTGGAATCATTCGGGTTTTCGTCTTCCCCGGTTCTGGATAGCGCGTAAAAATAATGAGGTGCTGTTTGGCAGTTTTAATTGGTTTCAGAATAAAATTCCTAGTTTGAATTG from Nostoc sp. UHCC 0870 includes these protein-coding regions:
- a CDS encoding TIGR04282 family arsenosugar biosynthesis glycosyltransferase, which gives rise to MLKPIKTAKQHLIIFTRYPEPGKTKTRMIPALGSLGAADLQRQMTEYTLSQAQALQNSISIEVRFAGGNLQLMQEWLGDSLLYQCQGEGDLGDRMARSLVESFQKNAAQVIIIGTDCPDANSQILAQASAQLQTFDLVLGPALDGGYYLIGLRRFIPELFININWGTAQVFQQTVDVAKKLNISYVCLPALSDIDRPEDLLIWERILATDDANIDKSNAQ
- the nusB gene encoding transcription antitermination factor NusB, with the translated sequence MQDRKPQQIARELALLSLSQLPVNPKKLTEEHLPKLVLATVRTLRAEVQDSLDNATGELQRSHDRLLTSETRASDLNTARTMLKEAIECTQTAINQLGAALEFPELIQLANQDREVGKYAIKLVQIINEHRIIIDEQISLALVDWQVTRLAQIDRDILRIAVSEMLFFNLPDRVAINEAVELAKRYSGDEGHRFINGVLRRVTEQKQPA
- the ftsY gene encoding signal recognition particle-docking protein FtsY → MVFNWFNRQDKNSPNTQPAETPPIQEPQPESAATSPTTADAAPDSTADLLAFAKAAYKNIQEKQQPQPDLTDVSTPEETPEVEATTTAITEVTETTPEAEVATEESPEIIVNTPEIVEETATVVETLTEPEITQETAKPATLSFLERAAAEQAAKQERLIASAIEVPEPEVVQPVETTTEAVEAIPGLDFDDGFVWSAEVLASQGRRPEDISIEEITWLKKLREGLDKTRRNILNQLKAIVGQGPLNQAAVTEIEALLLQADVGVEATDYIISALQKKLLSEVTPPEEAIAYLKQILRDMLEAPLKTTHTASFAPEKDTLNIWLITGVNGAGKTTTIGKISHLAQKSGYRCLIGAADTFRAAAVEQVKVWGARSGVEVIANPGKNTDPAAVVFDAIAAAQARETELLLVDTAGRLQNKKNLMDELSKIRRIIDKKAPNAKIESLLVLDATLGQNGLRQAEVFSQAAQLSGVVLTKLDGTAKGGVALAVVQQLGLPIRFIGAGEGMEDLRPFSSYEFVEALLSG
- a CDS encoding DUF502 domain-containing protein, which produces MNTNKETSTILKKENRGLGIDRLKQDLKNDLIAGLLVVIPLATTIWLTITIANWVINFLTQVPKQLNPFDGLHPILVNFLNLAVGLAVPLLSILLIGLMARNIAGRWLLDFGERLLQAIPLAGQVYKTLKQLLETLLKDSNNKFRRVILVEYPRKGIWAIAFVTGAIGNEIQAQMSRPMLSIFIPSTPNPTTGWYAVVPEDDVVNLSISVEDAFKVIVSGGIVTPNTPLSPLAIAKEQKLEKSTTDIQHPIIPIEET
- the hpsJ-B gene encoding hormogonium polysaccharide biosynthesis protein HpsJ, translated to MVNRFTSANTALTLKVVGIILIVSFLLDFLILLLPFQPTNRIWQINLATALVDRGIVPLVGVGALFTGYWMQESSDGPKGFDFRFPVLILSSILGLIFLLIFPLHLNNVRQASTQTVNQISQDAEQAENQLKNQLSQFQAQLNNEQGKAQLEQLRAQAKAQFTELLQDEQKYQEALKSPQIPAAQKELLKRFKANPKELDQFIAQQTDPQGLANQRVAQIRQRKEDASKQAKDNAWKSGIRIGISSLLLAIGYIIIGWTGLRGMGAFQGGKPKGKVPAR